The Plasmodium chabaudi chabaudi strain AS genome assembly, chromosome: 14 genome contains the following window.
AAGGCTTTATAAGGAAATAATTGAAGCAAACTGTTTTTATGTAAAGAAACTTAATGAATGGATAGGTGATAAACAtgtcaaaaaattaagattAAAGAAAGACGATATTGATTTAACTcctaaattattaataaataggGCACAATCAAGtaagcaaaataaaataatatacatacagatttcatataattcaaGTTTTTGGAAAAAGAGCACAACAAAAGgtgtataaaaatgtagaaTAGCTGTGTGCAATTTTTCcggtaaaaaaaaaaaattttttttttttttttcagaaGCTAGCCGGTGTAGAGTGTGTGGGCTGtgtattgaaaaaaaaagtttaagAATAGGATATCCATCCAAAGACCCTAGAGGGAATTATGGATACATTAGTTGTTGGGTTCATTTAGATtgtagtaaaaaaatactatatgctgttttatatgttgaagaaaataaggaatgtttaaaaaaatatttaataaatagcGAAGAAATTACATGTACAAGTGATCATAATAGTTATGAACAGTtcatacataaaaatataaaatgggaattattttttgggcATTATGATGAGCTAGAcgatgaagaaaaagaaaaactaAAAGAGATAACTAAACCATATGATGCAAAAGATTACGAACatggaaaaaatagttttgAGATATTCgtaaagaaagaaaaagatagtgtattttcaaataatttgatgaaagcagaaaaaaaacaaataattaattatgaaTTAAATGTACCAAAGGAACTtaaatttgaattattaaaatatcaaaaagaAGGTGTATCATGGATGATAAATCAGGAAAATTCAAAACATAAAGGAGGTATACTAGCGGATGAAATGGGTATGGGAAAAACAATACAAGCAATAACATTAATCTTGtgtcaaaaaataaatagaatGAAAAGTAGcgaaatgaatataaaggAAATAGAAGAAAACATAAAGGAAGAAAAAGTCGATGTTTGTGTAAAAACGGAACAAACTAATATGACTAACTATAGTAATAGTATGGATGATAATACTAActtgataaaaaatcaagTTAAAGTAAAAGAAGAAGACTCAGAGAAaagtattattttgattgaaagtgatgataataaatgttttggaatgaaaagaaaatcaaaatattttattaaatctGAAAAGGATAAAAAGAGTAAAAAAGGGAATAGTAAGAATAATAAGACAGGAAAGAATTCTAAAGATAATAGTTCAGAAAAAGTATTACATGGTCAGACATTAATAATAGCACCTATTGCAGCTGTAATGCAATGGAAATcagaaatagaaaaatttgttgaaaaggattttttaaaagtatatatatatcatggtagtaataaaaaaatatcttcAAAAGAATTATTGGAATATGATGTTGTTATAACATCATATGCTATGGTAGAAATTAATTttcgaaaaataataaataaacataaaatagcATGTGAATATTGTGGTAGATTATATTTACCATCAACTTTAATTATacatcaaaaatatttttgtggGCCTAATGCTGTTAGAactgaaaaattaaaaaaacgaaaaaaaaaaaataaagatacaGCACTTGTTgctatgaaaaaatttgatGATCATTTTGTACCTACCccaaaaaatgtttttttagaaATTCTAAATGagaataaagaaaatgtaaAAGATGATAAAGACATAAAAGGGAAATCACGAAAAGggaatgaaaaattagaaaaaaaaaatacaaaaaagaaTGTGCCATTTGAAGAGAATGAACTTATAGTATTAAGTTCTAGAGAATCAGAAAGTGATAGTTCTGAATCTAAGAAATCCATTTTTTCTCCTTTGCTTCGTAAAACATCAAGTAGAGTAATCGATTTATGTAATGTAGGTTTTGAGAAAGAAGCAATTGAAAAAAGTATtgaagatatatataaaaaaaaaaaaaaaaatatacaatggaatatagttataaaatatgtattaacaaatcatttatatagtATAGATATGAATGATAAATGTAAAGATGTTCTAGTAGAAATATATCTgagtaataatattttagaaGATCAGGAACTTAAAAGTTTAAATATGGGAGAACTGAaagtattattaataactATGGGTAAGCATGTATTTGGTACAAAAATCGAATTAATAAATCGTGTGTTAGTATCCgctaaatatataagacAAGAATTAGAagaagaaatgaaaaaaattgaagataataataaaaagaaaacaaaaaaaggaaacaaaaatagtaaaGCTATGACTAAAAAAGGTGTTAAAAAAGAGTCCATCGATTTGAATAGTCATACCGATTCAGATTATGAGCATAGTAGTTCtgaaaattgtaaaaaagaatatggTAGTAGtagtaaaattaaaaaggaagATAGTAACGGCACATTGGCAAAGGATACTGGCCGAAGTAATCGTAAAAGACGTAACACTATTGGTAGTTGTACAGTTGGAAAAAGAGAAAGCAGTAatgaaatgaataaaaaaatcaaaaaagaacaaaaaaatagtagcaaaaaaaggaaaagatATAATAGTGAAAGTAGTGATGGAGAACAATTTACTGCTAGATCATCTCCAAGATTGTCAATCAAATCGTCTGGTGGTTTATCCTCTAGAGGGTCACCCAGGTTAGCAGCAAAATTGTCGGGTGGTTTGTCCTCTAAAAGGTCATCTAAATTGGCTGTAAAATCGTCTGATGATTCTTCAGTGAATTATTTGGGAAGTCAAAGTGGGGAATCTAGCGAAAGTTTTTATGATGAAAGTGAAAATAGTAGTGATACTGTTATGTCATATGCTTCGAtaattattgaaaaaaataaaataaaaaataagaataaaaagatgaaaagaAAAGGGTCCGATATATTTGATGAAAGTTTATTACATTTAATAGAATGGAATAGAATAATATTAGATGAAGCAcatagaataaaaaatagaatagCATCAACAAGTCAatcaatttttaatttaaaatgttcAGGTTATAGATGGTGTTTAACTGGAACACCATTACAGAATAGGATTGGAGAATTATACAGTTTAATACGATTTTTAGAATTTTATCCATatgcttattatttttgttctaAAAAAGATTGTAAATGttctttaataaattttgaaatgagagataataaatattgtacTATTTGTGATCATACAAGAATGTgtcattttaattattttaataaaaggaTATTAAAGCCTATACAATCATTTGGATATAATGGGGAAGGTGTAAATAGTATGTTTTAtcttaaaaatgaaatattagaTGAAATATTACTTAGAAGAACAAAAGGTGAAAGagaaaaagatataaaattgaaacCATTAATAGTTAGTATTCGGAAAGATAAATTATCTAATGAAGAAAAGGATTTTTATGaatctttatataaaaaaacaacaacacaatttgataaatatgttaaatCAAATACAgttttacataattatgcccatatttttgatttattaagTAGATTAAGACAAGCTGCTGATCATCcatatttaattctttttggaaatacatttttaagtGATCCATCTggtaaatttataaaaaaaaattctgcAATTATTCCAGCTATTTCAAATGATTTTGTATGTGGAATATGTTTGGAAAATGTCccaagaaaaaataatgtgaaTACAAAATGtaatcatcattttcataaagATTGTTTAAAGCAATATATAGAAAGTTTTgaattagaaaataaaggTACTGAAGGTGAAGAAAATTAtggtattaaaaaatataatacatataatattgtaaCCAATTGTTCAGATACTGAAAAATGtgataatacaaatatgatTGTGTTTggaaatgatgataataatgaagagAAGAATAATTCTGAATTAAatagaaattataaatCTCTTTCTGTTGTTAAATTTAAAGATCGAGAAAATTCTCAATTTGTTAGTTTAACAAATAacattgaaaatataaaggatCACCCATTAGGTTGTCCAGTATGTTATGTTCCACTAACTGTTGATTTTAATGCCTTTGCAAATGATGAAGACAAAATGGATGATGAAGAAATTATTGTATGTAAGGAAGAAGTTAcacatattaataaaagttttataaatagAATTAATACTGATGAATATCAAACTAGTACAAAAATTGAAGCTATTTATGAAGAAGTTCGaaatgttataaataatactgATGATAAatgtttaatattttcacaaTATTGTTCTATGTTAGATTTAATAgaatatcatttaaaaaaaaataatattatatgttctAAATTATTAGGATATATGTCAATGGTTTcaagaaataatattttatataattttaataatgataaacaATTAAGAGTATTACTTATAAGTTTAAAAGCAGGAGGAGAGGGATTAAATTTGCAGGTTGCCAAtagaatttttattgttgaTCCTTGGTGGAATCCTGCTGCAGAATTGCAAGCCATTCAACGAGCTCATCGTATAGGACAAACAAAAACTGTCTATGCTATTCGGTttattattgaaaatactgttgaagaaaaaattatccaattgcaaaataaaaagcaGTTAGTATTTGATTGTACTATTGGAAATTCAGGAAGTGCCATgcaaaaattaacaaaggAAGACTTAGCCTTTTTATTCCATGCATGAATGTTTAaagtttatattatttttgatgaTGGCTTATATGGGCAATATTGTTTACTATACACATGCTATATAACTAAGCCGTTAGCAGGTGGCCCCGctcaataaaaataaagacaaATTATGGATACTTGTGAAATATGTAATTCAATTTGAGTTGCTTGAAGGAAAAACATTTTCCAAGAGTGTAGAGATGACTTTTGGATACCATTCATtgtcaaatattttttatctactcgttttttttaagaaaatt
Protein-coding sequences here:
- a CDS encoding DNA repair protein rhp16, putative; amino-acid sequence: MDNSLDKLFSKQERLYKEIIEANCFYVKKLNEWIGDKHVKKLRLKKDDIDLTPKLLINRAQSKASRCRVCGLCIEKKSLRIGYPSKDPRGNYGYISCWVHLDCSKKILYAVLYVEENKECLKKYLINSEEITCTSDHNSYEQFIHKNIKWELFFGHYDELDDEEKEKLKEITKPYDAKDYEHGKNSFEIFVKKEKDSVFSNNLMKAEKKQIINYELNVPKELKFELLKYQKEGVSWMINQENSKHKGGILADEMGMGKTIQAITLILCQKINRMKSSEMNIKEIEENIKEEKVDVCVKTEQTNMTNYSNSMDDNTNLIKNQVKVKEEDSEKSIILIESDDNKCFGMKRKSKYFIKSEKDKKSKKGNSKNNKTGKNSKDNSSEKVLHGQTLIIAPIAAVMQWKSEIEKFVEKDFLKVYIYHGSNKKISSKELLEYDVVITSYAMVEINFRKIINKHKIACEYCGRLYLPSTLIIHQKYFCGPNAVRTEKLKKRKKKNKDTALVAMKKFDDHFVPTPKNVFLEILNENKENVKDDKDIKGKSRKGNEKLEKKNTKKNVPFEENELIVLSSRESESDSSESKKSIFSPLLRKTSSRVIDLCNVGFEKEAIEKSIEDIYKKKKKNIQWNIVIKYVLTNHLYSIDMNDKCKDVLVEIYLSNNILEDQELKSLNMGELKVLLITMGKHVFGTKIELINRVLVSAKYIRQELEEEMKKIEDNNKKKTKKGNKNSKAMTKKGVKKESIDLNSHTDSDYEHSSSENCKKEYGSSSKIKKEDSNGTLAKDTGRSNRKRRNTIGSCTVGKRESSNEMNKKIKKEQKNSSKKRKRYNSESSDGEQFTARSSPRLSIKSSGGLSSRGSPRLAAKLSGGLSSKRSSKLAVKSSDDSSVNYLGSQSGESSESFYDESENSSDTVMSYASIIIEKNKIKNKNKKMKRKGSDIFDESLLHLIEWNRIILDEAHRIKNRIASTSQSIFNLKCSGYRWCLTGTPLQNRIGELYSLIRFLEFYPYAYYFCSKKDCKCSLINFEMRDNKYCTICDHTRMCHFNYFNKRILKPIQSFGYNGEGVNSMFYLKNEILDEILLRRTKGEREKDIKLKPLIVSIRKDKLSNEEKDFYESLYKKTTTQFDKYVKSNTVLHNYAHIFDLLSRLRQAADHPYLILFGNTFLSDPSGKFIKKNSAIIPAISNDFVCGICLENVPRKNNVNTKCNHHFHKDCLKQYIESFELENKGTEGEENYGIKKYNTYNIVTNCSDTEKCDNTNMIVFGNDDNNEEKNNSELNRNYKSLSVVKFKDRENSQFVSLTNNIENIKDHPLGCPVCYVPLTVDFNAFANDEDKMDDEEIIVCKEEVTHINKSFINRINTDEYQTSTKIEAIYEEVRNVINNTDDKCLIFSQYCSMLDLIEYHLKKNNIICSKLLGYMSMVSRNNILYNFNNDKQLRVLLISLKAGGEGLNLQVANRIFIVDPWWNPAAELQAIQRAHRIGQTKTVYAIRFIIENTVEEKIIQLQNKKQLVFDCTIGNSGSAMQKLTKEDLAFLFHA